Genomic segment of Pseudocalidococcus azoricus BACA0444:
AAGTATTTTTGATGATCGACGAGAATGGCCTGGGAAGAATGCTCATCAAAGGAATAAACTTCTATAAATTCATCATCTATTTTTTTTAGATTTTCAAGAATCTTAACTTTATCTGGTTTTACTGATGGTTTTACTGAATTGGTCTCTTTTATATAAGACTGAGATGCAAGTTGAGCCATCCAATAAGCATTGCCTTTATCTAATCTGGTTTTATAGGGACTAACTCTATGGATTGTCATAAACTTTTTCCTGGAGCTACATAACGTTCTTGATCATCAGCTGAAAATTCTCTCATCATGCCAAAAGCGGCTTAAGTCAAGTCAGTGGAGACAAGTTCTTAGATTTTGTGTCTATGCTACACCAATTAAAACCTTTTTTTAATAATTCGAGGAGTTTCATCATATTTATGAAACCAACCAAATGCCTGAAGTAGTCACATTAAAATTTAAAGAATGGATGAAGAACGCTAGTCAGTTATTCGATACATCTGTTCAAATGATCAAACATGACATTGATGGAACTTGTAACTATTTTTGGTGCCGAACAACTAGCGGGGTTATGGAAGGGATTAATAATAAAATTAAAGTAATTAAGCGTCAGGCCTATGGATTTACAAATTTTGACCATCTCCGGATGAGGCTCATGGCTTGTTTCTCTCATTAGTTTTACTGATCACCCTGTGGCCAAGAGAGCTATTCATTCTCTGGTGGAATATCCAACAACTCACTTTCCATCTCTCGTCGTAGGGCCTCTAGAATTTCCTCCATATCAGTATCTAAATCGGGATTGTTACTCGGTGGATGGTAGAGATTATTCTCGCGAATTAAGGTAAAAATAGATGCCAGCGACCGCTCTTGCTCAACCTCCCACCAACTACCCGTGTGTCGCATATACGCAAGATTAAATTTTCCAGGCCCCGCATATTCTAAGCGGGTAAATGGCTGTTCCCTGTATTTGCTGTCAGCGTTCGGGACTCGGTATTCAAGCTTATAGACAAAATAAAAAAAGCTGCGATGCCACTTGGTAAAAATCTCAGTTAGATAGCCGAAAAAGTTATATTTACCGTCTATCGGTGGTGTCTGGATATACTTAGGCTTCCATTCATCGATCAGGGCCTGGGCTAGTTGGGATACCTCTAACTTGACTTCATCAGGTACTTTGGGCTTGGGAGCAGCTTTGGGAGAGTAAACCCACTGATACTTTGAAGACTTGTGCTTTGCCATAACCATCTCAATCAGGATTGATGATCTTTGGTGTGAGTATGCCAGGATTAGCATTGAGATGCAAGGCTGGCCTCAATTGCCGTGACTGTAACTAACAAAATAAAATCCCCCAGCAAAACAGCAGAAGTTCTCAAAGCTAGGCAGCCATTAACGACTTATACAATCGGTATTCCAAGCTGCGAGAGCCATGTGTGCGTGTCCATATAACCCCGCTGGAACTTGATTTTGCCGTTAATGACGTGAAAGAAACCACAGCCTTGGAGTGTAAAACTTTTACCGTTTGGTGCATCATCGCCCAGTTAACCTAAAAATGTGCCGCCTTGCCATTCGACAATAGCCCATTCACCATCCTCAAATATATTCAGGGGATGCGTATAGTTATCTGGAAACGCCGTGAAGAATGAAACAAAACTTTCTAACAAAGCCTCACGCCCATAAAGCGGATCACCAAAAGCAACCTGATGATTTTTCGCATCATCGTGATAAAGCTCAATCAGGGCCTGGGGATCACGAGCGTTGTATGCTGCAATTCAATCTTTCACGACTTCTTTTGATGATTTCATATCTTTCAACTCTATTAAAGCCTACCGCACGCTTTCAGCCCCCGCACGACTGCCTAAATCCCCAACCCGCCAGACACAGGTAAGCTTTGCGACTGAACCAAGCATATCGTAGCGTTTCGGTACAGCAACTTATTGTAATATATACTATTTATAAAGAGAATTTTTTTTAAATTAAATCTTCTTCAAGTTGAATGTCGTGTAGGGAATACTTCTTATCTGGAGGTCTATCAGAACGTTCTAGGACTTCCACAACAACTCGACGATCCACCATGGGCCCGATCACATCATCAATTTCTTTGGCCTCATAAATCCTCTCAGTTTTGCCATCGATATTTACTTCAATCCAGTCCTTATCCAATTGCAAACCCCGAAGCGTTCCTTTCAATTGTCTGATTTTATGTTGAGTGAGTTCCGGAGAAACTATCTCTGGCTTCTTCAAAACGTTTTTGATTGCTTTGCGAGTATCGGGGCGAAGAACAACAGGTTGTGAATCAAAATCACTAGTAGACTTGATCTCCATTTGATCAAAAGATTTACCTGAAACTGGAGGTGCAAGCTCACGAGTTAATTTCAGAAAGGTTTCCCTGTAGTCTTCTTGAGGAACAACTTCGATTAACTCTCCTTCCGGATCTTGTGTAGTTGCTCTGACAATCTCAAGAAATTTTTTAGTAATTTGTTCAACACGCAACTCAGTATCTACTATGTCACCCAAAATTAATTGCTCAAAGTTTTTCTGTCTACGAACTCGAACTTCAAATTGATAGCTTCCAGCAGGAGCTTGGAATAACCAAGGATCACACTGATCTTTCACATCTTGACCGGGTAATCCGCGAGTTCGATGAGGTTTTTCTAGAAGAAATTCTGTTGTTCGATAGAAAAGACTTTTAACTTGCTCCACTTTTCGTAGAATAAGTTCTAGTGGAGCTGCACCATATAAAACTTCCCCTCCGCTCACTGAAACTAAAACTTCACCTTCTATAAACTGAATTCCAGATTTTGCGCGGGATTGTTCATAACGAATAACTTGTAAAAGATCTTCTAGCTCATCAACTGCAAAAGATGGTAGCAGTTCACTGGCTAGCCACTTATGAGCAATTCGTTTTGCCAATGCAAATTCCTGAGCTTTGGAATAAAGAGACACTGCACTAACAGCCGTTATACCAATAGTTCGAATTTTACTTTTATCAAGAGTATTTAGAGCATTTGTTTCTGCTTCCGCTGCCAAACGATAAAGTTCAGCGGCACGACTAAACTGTTGTCGCCTGAAAAGCTGCTCTGCTTGAGCTGCGTACTCTTCACTACGAGTATGATGCACTAACCAACTCATAATGACTCATCAACCGTATGAAGTAAAATTAACTGTACCTTAAAACCTACTATGGCTGCTAGCGCCGGTAGGTTGCTATCTCCCCGTCGTGTTTGCTCGATCTTTATTCGAAGTCGCTTAGTCACCTCTGATTTATCAGAATGCGTTCCTGAAACCTCCAATCGAAAACAATTTTCTAAATCCTCTAAATCCTGGCTCCTTAGCGCAAGGTAGTAATCAGCACCTGACCCTTTTGACATACGCCTAATAGCAAATAAGCTTCTTGTGAGTTCTATCGCTGCAATTGCAACAGCACAGGCTCCGGCCTCTGTGGCATCGTCATTATCCCAGGCTCCCTTTTCTCTATCATCTGTTCTTTCCCATTCCACCCTTGCGATAGATTCGACTTTATCATCTTCCAAGGTAAACTCTTTAGGTGATACATGATGTCGATCAAAACAGACTCTTGCAGCTTGAAATAAATACTCGGCAACCGGAGCAGGAAGAGCATGATGCCGTTTAGATAAGTTATGTAGAGGAAGTAAAGGTGGGATACTGTCAGTCAAAATTGATGTCTCAAGTAAAATCAGATTTATTTTATCTTGCCAATCTATTTGTGTGATTTAATGAATGTCTAAGTTCGAATATGCATTGTAAAGTTCTTAAACTTTATAGGGAATGGGAGATATTCTAGATCAGTCAATTAATCAACAGATGTACGATAAAGTCTTCTCAATCCAAATTCAAGAGCCAGATTTTCAGTCGCTCAAGGGTGATTTAGCACTTGAACAAAAAAATAACAGGAAATCCCCCACCCAAAGGCAGAGGATTTCAATTTTAGCTAACTAATCAGCAATCAATTCATCAACCGTACTTCGATGCAGTTGAAGCAATTAAGAATGCTGCGTAGGTAACGATATAGCCAACCGTGAAGTGAGCTAAACCAACCACCCGGGCTTGAACAATCGAGAGAGCCACTGGCTTATCTTTCCAACGTACCAAGTTTGCCAAGGGAGTCCGCTCATGGGCCCAGACGAGAGTTTCAATCAACTCTTGCCAGTAACCCCGCCAGCTAATCAAGAACATGAATCCAGTTGCCCAAACCAAGTGTCCGAAGAGGAACATCCAGGCCCAGACAGACAGATTATTTGTTCCGTAGGGGTTATACCCATTGATCAACTGAGAGGAGTTCAGCCACAGATAATCCCGCAGCCAGCCCATCAAGTAGGTGGAAGACTCATTAAACTGAGCCACGTTGCCTTCCCAAACGCCCAGATGCTTCCAGTGCCAGTAGAAGGTGACCCAACCAATGGTATTCAACATCCAGAACATGGACAGGTAGAAGGAATCCCAAGCAGAAATGTCGCAAGTACCACCCCGGCCTGGCCCATCACAAGGGAAGGCATAGCCAAAGTCTTTCTTGTCGGGCATTAACTTGGAACCCCGGGCATCCAACGCACCTTTGACCAAGATCAAGGTGGTGGTGTGCAGACCTAGGGCAATCGCATGGTGAACCAAGAAGTCACCAGGCCCAATAGTCAAGAACAAAGAGTTATTGCCACTGTTGATCGCTTCTAACCAACCCGCTAACCAGACATTCCCATAATTCGGCCAGGCCGTAGCAGCAATGCTTTCGGGGTTAGACAGCAGGGTGTCAAAGCCGTAGAGTAACTTCCCGTGGGCAGCTTGAATGAACTGGGCAAAGACCGGCTCAATCAAGATTTGCTTTTCGGGTGTGCCAAAGGCAAC
This window contains:
- a CDS encoding DUF3024 domain-containing protein is translated as MAKHKSSKYQWVYSPKAAPKPKVPDEVKLEVSQLAQALIDEWKPKYIQTPPIDGKYNFFGYLTEIFTKWHRSFFYFVYKLEYRVPNADSKYREQPFTRLEYAGPGKFNLAYMRHTGSWWEVEQERSLASIFTLIRENNLYHPPSNNPDLDTDMEEILEALRREMESELLDIPPENE
- a CDS encoding nuclear transport factor 2 family protein, translating into MAAYNARDPQALIELYHDDAKNHQVAFGDPLYGREALLESFVSFFTAFPDNYTHPLNIFEDGEWAIVEWQGGTFLG